From the Ciconia boyciana chromosome 24, ASM3463844v1, whole genome shotgun sequence genome, one window contains:
- the LOC140643558 gene encoding acrosin-like yields the protein MSLLPLLVLLAVCWSAHGTWDSCGGTCGLRPMASHYGMSRIVGGRDAQPGAWPWIVSIQDPWEIGTGHVCGGSLISPQWVLTAAHCFIKARHITMWRVVIGATQLTQLGPEAQVRNIKRLLVHEHYHNISERNDIALLELDQPVQCSYYIQLACVPDASLRVSELTACYISGWGSTTARSGGSTDVLQEAKVRLIDVNLCNSSRWYRGAIHTHNLCAGYPQGGIDTCQGDSGGPLVCKDKAYDYFWLVGVTSWGKGCARANQPGVYTSTQHFYDWILVQMGLRPAVRATPTSRAWSHFLTASTPFQRPRPRPIPTQSGMFSSCPFPLRKLVEFFTRVQELLQGLRETEA from the exons ATGAGTTTGCTCCCCCTCCTCGTCCTGCTGGCTGTGTGCTGGTCTGCACACGGCACATGGGACAGCTGTGG AGGGACCTGCGGGCTCCGGCCCATGGCTTCTCACTACGGCATGTCGCGCATCGTGGGTGGCAGAGATGCCCAGCCAGGGGCCTGGCCCTGGATCGTCAGCATCCAGGATCCCTGGGAAATAGGCACGGGGCATGTATGCGGAGGGTCCCTCATCAGCCCACAGTGGGTCCTCACAGCAGCCCACTGCTTCATCAAGGCCAG GCACATCACAATGTGGCGCGTGGTGATCGGGGCCACGCAGTTGACTCAGCTGGGCCCTGAGGCCCAAGTGCGCAATATTAAGCGGCTACTGGTTCACGAACACTATCATAACATCTCGGAGAGGAACGACATTGCGTTGCTGGAGTTGGAccagcctgtccagtgcagcTACTACATACAGCTTGCCTGTGTGCCTGACGCCTCGCTGAGAGTGTCAGAGTTGACGGCCTGCTACATCAGTGGTTGGGGTTCCACCACTGCAAGAT CTGGGGGATCAACTGATGTCCTGCAGGAGGCCAAGGTCCGCCTCATTGATGTCAACCTCTGCAACAGCAGCCGGTGGTACAGAGGGGCCATCCACACCCACAACTTGTGTGCTGGCTATCCACAGGGTGGCATCGACACCTGCCAG GGTGACAGCGGTGGTCCTCTCGTGTGCAAAGATAAAGCCTACGACTACTTCTGGCTTGTTGGAGTGACCAGCTGGGGGAAAGGCTGCGCGAGAGCAAACCAGCCCGGAGTCTACACCTCCACTCAGCACTTCTATGACTGGATCCTGGTACAGATGGGACTGCGCCCAGCAGTGAGGGCCACTCCAACGTCACGGGCATGGAGTCATTTTCTCACCGCCTCAACCCCCTTTCAGAGGCCGAGGCCAAGGCCGATACCAACACAATCGGGCATGTTTAGCTCCTGCCCATTTCCACTCAGGAAGCTGGTGGAATTCTTTACTCGGGtgcaggagctcctgcaggGCCTAAGGGAAACAGAGGCTTGA